Proteins encoded by one window of Lathyrus oleraceus cultivar Zhongwan6 chromosome 1, CAAS_Psat_ZW6_1.0, whole genome shotgun sequence:
- the LOC127115552 gene encoding BAG family molecular chaperone regulator 3, translated as MMKLKSKRFCRSISKLGNIGNKVVAPSPIEKECSEIKWELRPGGMLVQKRESNKSDEEIITIRVSTISKWHDISIEATSTFGELKMALSLVTSLEPREQRLIYRGKERDDNEFLHMIGVRDKDKVLLLEDPAIKELKQFGMERGESINHSCCIISV; from the exons atgatgaaGTTGAAGTCAAAGAGGTTTTGTAGAAGCATATCAAAGCTTGGCAATATTGGAAACAAAGTAGTAGCACCATCTCCAATTGAAAAGGAATGTAGTGAAATCAAATGGGAACTTAGGCCTGGTGGCATGCTTGTACAAAAAAGAGAGAGCAATAAAAGTGATGAAGAAATTATCACAATTAGAGTTTCAACAATTTCTAAGTGGCATGATATTTCCATTGAAGCCACTTCAACTTTTG GAGAATTGAAGATGGCTTTGTCATTAGTAACAAGTTTGGAGCCAAGAGAACAAAGGCTCATCTATAGGGGTAAAGAGAGAGATGACAATGAATTTCTTCACATGATTGGTGTTAGGGACAAAGATAAGGTTCTTCTTCTTGAAGATCCAGCTATTAAGGAATTGAAGCAATTTGGTATGGAAAGAGGAGAATCTATTAACCATTCTTGTTGTATCATTAGTGTATAA